The DNA window CTGTGATACCATCGAAGCGTTTGGATATGTGACATTTCAAACTGGGAATTAAATGTGACTCGCCATTGGTAACAACAGGTTGCTCCCTGGCATCCGTTCCATCGCTTGCACCTGTCGCCCGGTGTTGCTATCATATAGACATGGACGGACAGGTTGTTACCCCAGTACATGTCGACAAAGTAGTTATCGGCGCAGGAGTGCCTGCGCTGATCGCCGGACCGTGCGTCATCGAGAGCGAGGCACTGTGCCTGCAGATTGCCCATGAACTGAAAGCCATCTGCGAGCGTGTAGGTATTCCCTGCATTTTCAAAGCCTCTTTTGACAAAGCCAACCGCACCTCGCTGCATTCCTTCCGGGGACTGGGTATCGAGCAGGGCTTGCGCGTGCTGGCATCGGTCAAACAACAGGTCGGAGTGCCGGTAACCACCGACATCCACGAGCCATGGCAGGCAGAACGCGCCGCCGAAGTGGTAGACCTGCTACAGATACCTGCTTTTCTGTGCAGGCAGACCGATTTGCTGGTCGCCGCCGCTCGCTCCGGCAAGCCGGTGAACGTGAAGAAGGGTCAGTTCATGGCGCCGTGGGATATGCGCCACGTGGTGGAGAAGCTGCGCGAGAGTGGCGCAACGGGTGTGATGCTGACCGAACGCGGCGTCTCCTTCGGCTATAACACGCTGGTGGTAGACTTCACCGCGCTGCCCCAGATGCGTGCACTGGGTACACCGGTGGTATTTGACGCGACGCACAGCGTGCAGTTGCCGGGTGGCGCAGGCGCACGCAGCGGCGGCAGGCGTGAGTTCATTCCCCATCTGGTGCGGGCGGCTGTCGCGGTGGGTATCGATGCCCTCTTTATGGAGGTGCATCCCGAACCTGACCAGGGGTTGTCCGACCCCGCCACCATGTTTCCTCTGCGGGAACTGGAAGTTTTACTGACGCAGGTCGTGGCGATACATCAGGCAATCCGCCGGGGATAAGAGTCATGCGCTGGCGAAGAGGGCTTTGGATTGGTAGTGGGTTGTTCGCGCTGGTATTGGCTCTGTGGTTTTGTGAACATTCCGGCTTCCCCTGCGAAGGTTCTCCCGCAGCGCAGGATATTCGCCTCCGCCTTCAGTAATCTGGTAATAACACCGTTTTGGAGGAGAGTGACGAATGGCAGGAAAGGTACGGATTGGTTT is part of the Bacillota bacterium genome and encodes:
- the kdsA gene encoding 3-deoxy-8-phosphooctulonate synthase gives rise to the protein MDGQVVTPVHVDKVVIGAGVPALIAGPCVIESEALCLQIAHELKAICERVGIPCIFKASFDKANRTSLHSFRGLGIEQGLRVLASVKQQVGVPVTTDIHEPWQAERAAEVVDLLQIPAFLCRQTDLLVAAARSGKPVNVKKGQFMAPWDMRHVVEKLRESGATGVMLTERGVSFGYNTLVVDFTALPQMRALGTPVVFDATHSVQLPGGAGARSGGRREFIPHLVRAAVAVGIDALFMEVHPEPDQGLSDPATMFPLRELEVLLTQVVAIHQAIRRG